Proteins encoded in a region of the Elaeis guineensis isolate ETL-2024a chromosome 7, EG11, whole genome shotgun sequence genome:
- the LOC105048065 gene encoding uncharacterized protein — protein sequence MERSVPVEELTSGASGRIIPVFRNIRRSVPSPRSVLRIFVFVHAIFLWFLLVLRRSGRSPICSKVAASSSPLASPRRRGGGGGPRKGWRVAKAEEEDVRRRRALAEELSMVHPSDKGDGGCRWETFVLLGSRSNALFCRSWVPATGRMRGILVIIHGLNEHSGRYAHFAKQLTSCNFGVYAMDWIGHGGSDGLHGYVPSLDYVVEDTGIFVDKIKLENPGVPCFLFGHSTGGAVVLKAASYPRIESMLEGIILTSPALRVKPAHPIVGAVAPIFSLLLPKYQFKGANKRGIPVSRDPAAMLAKYSDPLVYTGPIRVRTGHEILRISSYLLQNLKSVTIPFLVLHGTADRVTDPLASQDLYNEAASVHKDIKLYEGFLHDLLFEPERDEIGAYIIEWMKKRLQQQIAERG from the exons ATGGAGAGGAGCGTCCCGGTTGAGGAGCTGACGTCCGGTGCGAGTGGCCGCATAATCCCGGTGTTTAGGAATATTCGCCGGTCGGTGCCATCGCCGAGGTCGGTTCTCCGGATATTTGTCTTCGTCCACGCTATATTTCTCTGGTTTCTCCTCGTCCTCCGCCGGAGCGGGCGGAGCCCGATCTGCTCCAAGGTGGCGGCGTCGTCCTCCCCGCTGGCGTCGCCGCGGCGGagagggggaggaggggggccGAGGAAGGGCTGGAGGGTGGCGAAGGCGGAGGAGGAGGACGTCCGGAGGCGGCGAGCGCTGGCGGAGGAGCTGTCGATGGTGCACCCATCGGACAAGGGGGACGGTGGTTGCAGGTGGGAGACGTTCGTGCTCCTGGGGTCCAGGAGTAACGCCCTCTTCTGCCGGTCGTGGGTTCCGGCGACCGGACGTATGAG AGGTATTTTGGTGATTATACATGGTCTCAATGAGCACAG TGGAAGATATGCACACTTTGCTAAGCAGCTAACATCGTGCAATTTTGGAGTCTATGCAATGGATTGGATAG GCCATGGTGGCAGTGATGGATTGCATGGATATGTGCCTTCATTAGATTATGTTGTTGAGGACACT GGAATTTTTGtggataaaattaaattagaaaatCCTGGAGTACCTTGTTTTCTTTTTGGGCACTCTACTGGTGGGGCTGTAGTTTTAAAG GCAGCTTCATATCCTCGTATTGAGTCCATGTTAGAAGGGATTATTTTGACATCTCCAGCACTTCGTGTAAAGCCAGCCCATCCAATAGTTGGG GCTGTGGCTCCAATTTTTTCACTTTTGCTCCCCAAGTACCAATTCAAAGGTGCTAACAAAAGGGGCATTCCAGTGTCCAGGGACCCTGCTGCTATGTTAGCCAAATACTCCGACCCTTTGGTCTACACTGGGCCAATTAGGGTTCGAACAGGCCATGAGATCCTACGGATATCTTCCTATCTGTTGCAGAACCTCAAATCAGTCACTATCCCTTTCTTGGTGCTTCATGGAACAGCGGATAGGGTCACGGATCCTTTGGCTTCACAGGATCTATACAATGAGGCCGCTTCGGTGCACAAAGACATAAAGCTCTATGAGGGCTTCTTACACGACCTACTCTTTGAACCTGAACGTGATGAGATAGGTGCATACATCATTGAGTGGATGAAGAAGAGATTACAGCAACAAATCGCAGAACGAGGGTGA